The nucleotide window CGATCGCCGCGATCGCGACGACAGGATGGACGGCGTGAAGGGCCACGATAACCGACAGCGGAAGGAGTCCGAGGTACTGGCGCTCGGAGATCGACCGGTAGTAGACGCCGGTCTCGTCGGGCGCGTGGATGGTCGCGGTGGTGCCCGCGCTCTGCCCGCGCCAGATCCAGTGGGTCGTCTCCGCCACCTCGACGCCCGTGCTGGCGGGCTCGATGATCGCCACCTGCGGGAAGACGCCGCTGTTCGAGATGTTGTACGTCACGGTCTGGGATCCCCCTCGTTCGATGGTCGTCGGGTTCGAACTCGGCGACTCCGAGCTCACGACCGTGATCTCGTTGACGCCCGAGGGAATCACCATGCTCGCGGTCGCCGGCACCAAGATTAGCAACAGGATGACGGCGAGCACGAGACCGGCCCGCGTCGCCCCCTTCCGCGACCGCGATCGGTCTCTGCCGCCGCGGTCGCTCCCCAGCAGATCGGCGGCGAAGCTGTACAGCAACAGCAGGACGCCGCCGCCGACCATGAGCGTCTCCACGTTCCCGTCCGCGACCGCGTCGCCGCCCGGGAGGCCGGATAGGACGCCTATCACCGCGCCGAACGCGCCTTGGAGTGCGAGCGCGACGGTCCCGATCGACGGGATGACGACCAACTCGCCGTCGAACTGGAGCGCTACCGAGACGATCTGCGACTCCTGTACCGGTGGCTCATCGCCGTCCTGATCGGTGAACGGATTGGCGTCGCCGCGGGTGACGTATCCCTCGTCGGTCTCGCCGACCACGCGGTGGGTGGTGAGCCCGCCGCCCTGGAGTTCCCGTGCGTCGAAGGTCACGACGTCTCCCTCCTCGATGTCGTCAGCCAGCACCGGGGGGACCGCGACGAACCCGTCGCCCGGTTCGAGCGTCGGCGACATGCTCCCGGTGACGACGAACCCGAGGAGGATCGGCTGGCCAAGCTGCTGACCGACGAGCATGGCGACGATAACGGCCACGAGCGCGAGCGTCGCGACCGAGCCGAGAGACGATCGAAGTTCCATCCCCTATTCGTCGGTGCGTTCGTCGGTCATACGTATATACGCCGCGGCCAAGCCACGTGTGCTGGGCGCGTTCGCTGTCGTCCGATCATCCGCCAAACCGTTCGAACTCCTCCATCGTCGTGTCCGCGTAGTTGATGAGCCAGTCCTCAGCCGGCGAGTCGGGTCGGACGTACACGTAGATGTAGTCGCCGTCGAGGACGGTGCTCACGCCCAGCTGTTCGTCTTTGATCACGCGTTTGTTCGTGTCGATGGCGACGTCGACGAGCCCCTCTAGGTCGTCGACGAGGATGGTCTGCTCGTAGTCGCGTTCGGACGGGAACGTGCCGCGGGTGATCCACTCGGAGAACTCCTGTTCCTGTTGGTGGAGTTCGAGGAGTTCCCGCTCGTCGGCGGAGAGGCCGACACGTCCCGTGCGTCTCGCGTGGACAAGCCCGCCGAGCCCGGCCAGCGCGAGCAGCGACAGGACCACCGGTGCGGTCGACTCGACTGCTCCCGATCTGACGGGCCGTTCGACCGTTCGCGTCTGCGTTTCGGTCTCGTCGACGGTCTCCATCTCGAGAACGCGGAACGTCGTCGGCGTCACCGTGATCGGCATCTCGCTCTCGTAGGTGTGCTCGACCGAGTCACCGTCGATCGTTCCCTCGATATTCGATGTCGAGACGATCCGGATCTCGATGGTTCCTACGGTACCGAGCTGTTGTTCAACCGTGTTGATCGTCTCGTATACGTCCGTAATGACTAGCGTCGCGTTGACCGTGTGTGGTGTCCCCGGATCGAGCCCCGTCGCGGTGCCTGTCGCGAGCGGCTCCGAGTACTCCCAGAGAGTCGTTTCGCCCTCGATCCCACGGTACTGAACCCGCGTCTCCGTGTTTACCTGTACCGCACCGTCGTTGGCCGCGTACTCGTACCGATAGCTGACGTCGACCTCCTCGGACAGCCTCGTGTAGTACACCGGGCGGTTCGTGACGCGCTCGCCCTCGTCGAAGGGGATCGACTCGTTCACGATGACCGAGCTGTGTTCGTAGCTCGTGGTCTCGGACCACCGCTCGGTCGTCACCTGATCGGTCTCGACGGTCTCGGTGGCGTGAACCTGATACGCCCACGTGCCGCCCGCGACCGCGACGACGAGGAGTGCGACGGCGACGACGAGGAACCACCGATCGAGCAGCGCCCGTATCCGGACTGAGCGGTCGATCTCGCCCATCCGATCACTCCAGTCGGACGCCGACCGAGTCGATCGAGACGACCTCGTCGAACAGCGGCTTGAGCGTGTTGACGTTCTGCGGGTCGCCCGCACGCGGGTCGACGTGGAAGTGCGCGATCACGCCCGCTCCCTGAAGCGTCCCGAGGAAGACGTGGAGGAACCGGAACGCGCTCTGGACGTCCTTGTACTTGAGGAGGACGTTCACCGAGTCGTAACACACGACGATCCCGTTGTCGTCTTCCGCCCAGCTCTCGACGGTTCCCGAGATGAGGATCCCGAGCCGGGTGATGTCGTTCGGATTGTTGATCGAGGCGACTTCCACCTCGTCGCGCACGTCGTCCGGAACGGACTGTGAGTAACCGATCGCGACGAGTTTCGTTCGGTGTGCCGCGCTCGCGATCGCTTCGAGCTGCTCGGGATCCATTCGGCGGTATCTGACGAGGAGTACGTCGCGCGCGGTCGCCGCCGTTTCGAGGCCGAGCAGGTCCCGACAGGCGGCGTGTTTTCGCTCGTCCTGTGACCCGCACTCGACGAGGGCGCTCGTTCCCGGCTCCAGATCGAGTCCGGCCGGCCGTTGGTAGCTCTCCTCGGGCCCAGCGGCAAGGTCACCGCCGCTCGTCGACGCGGTCCCGCCGCGCAACAGCGGCTCCGACTGACCCTCCTCCGTCGTACCAGACTCCGGAGACGCCCTCGAAGTGCCCTCGCGACTGTCCTCACGGTTCCACAGTCGACGACGCTCGGAGCGTTCTTCCCCCTCATCGTCCCCACGCGAGTCGTCGTCCCCACGCGAGTCGTCGTCCCCACGCGAGTCGTCGTCCCCACGCGAGTCGTCGTCCCCACGCGAGTCGTCGTCTCCACGAGAGTCGTTTTGCCCGGCCGCGTCGGCAGTCGACTCGGTCTCGGCGTCTCCGTTCCGCTCGGACGCGTCGGCGGGAACGGCGTCGTCCGGGTCGTCGTCCGCCGTCGCGTCCGGTTCGCTGAGAGACGCCTCGTCGTCCGCTCTGTCGTCATCCCAGACCCGGCGACCGGCCGACGCATCGTCGATCTGCGCCTGCTCGTCTCTCCGCCCCTCGTCGTCGGCCTCGCCGTCGGACGCCTCGGCGGGCCCTCCGTCGCGTCCGGACTCCGTCGACTCGCGCGTGTCGCGCTCGTTGTCATCCCCGATCCACTCCCACGAGTCTGCCGGACCGTTCCCGGACCGCTCTTCCGTGTCTTCCGGTCCGGCTGAGTCCGTTCCGTCGACGTCGTTCTCGCCGCCGTCGCTCCCGTCGGCGTCAGCCTCGG belongs to Halorubrum sp. DM2 and includes:
- a CDS encoding DUF5305 domain-containing protein, which translates into the protein MGEIDRSVRIRALLDRWFLVVAVALLVVAVAGGTWAYQVHATETVETDQVTTERWSETTSYEHSSVIVNESIPFDEGERVTNRPVYYTRLSEEVDVSYRYEYAANDGAVQVNTETRVQYRGIEGETTLWEYSEPLATGTATGLDPGTPHTVNATLVITDVYETINTVEQQLGTVGTIEIRIVSTSNIEGTIDGDSVEHTYESEMPITVTPTTFRVLEMETVDETETQTRTVERPVRSGAVESTAPVVLSLLALAGLGGLVHARRTGRVGLSADERELLELHQQEQEFSEWITRGTFPSERDYEQTILVDDLEGLVDVAIDTNKRVIKDEQLGVSTVLDGDYIYVYVRPDSPAEDWLINYADTTMEEFERFGG
- a CDS encoding signal peptidase I, with the protein product MELRSSLGSVATLALVAVIVAMLVGQQLGQPILLGFVVTGSMSPTLEPGDGFVAVPPVLADDIEEGDVVTFDARELQGGGLTTHRVVGETDEGYVTRGDANPFTDQDGDEPPVQESQIVSVALQFDGELVVIPSIGTVALALQGAFGAVIGVLSGLPGGDAVADGNVETLMVGGGVLLLLYSFAADLLGSDRGGRDRSRSRKGATRAGLVLAVILLLILVPATASMVIPSGVNEITVVSSESPSSNPTTIERGGSQTVTYNISNSGVFPQVAIIEPASTGVEVAETTHWIWRGQSAGTTATIHAPDETGVYYRSISERQYLGLLPLSVIVALHAVHPVVAIAAIDLVIAVVVTVVFALAVGFQPLRFRDTGRDTSVVDTVRRTVRKWL